In one window of Ruminococcus hominis DNA:
- a CDS encoding DUF6440 family protein, producing the protein MAKKEERFEVIFRDGSSLKDEGIRQILVDKETGVNYLCWKSGYGAGITPLLDSEGKVIVTK; encoded by the coding sequence ATGGCGAAGAAAGAAGAAAGATTTGAAGTTATATTTAGAGATGGAAGTTCGCTTAAAGATGAAGGGATTCGACAAATTCTTGTAGATAAGGAGACTGGAGTTAATTATCTTTGTTGGAAATCTGGATACGGGGCTGGTATTACACCTCTTCTGGATTCTGAAGGAAAAGTCATAGTTACTAAGTAA
- a CDS encoding Type 1 glutamine amidotransferase-like domain-containing protein — protein MKLFLCSHFSSVGSLIKEEIENKKVAFIPTASLREGYTGYVGSARKLFKKLGAIVTEIDISTEAYSTIQSVFEEADVIYFTGGNSFFLMDQLRKTGTDGLLKKELANGKLMIGESAGAIICAPSIQYIEQMDEKPEDYSQEDDAGIDLIDFYVLPHYLTAPFKKVTEKIMTEFSDLNLCPINNRQGIVIDGEDSKVICKD, from the coding sequence ATGAAATTATTTTTATGTTCGCACTTTTCAAGTGTAGGAAGTCTGATAAAGGAAGAAATTGAAAATAAGAAAGTCGCATTTATTCCAACAGCTTCACTGCGTGAAGGCTACACCGGTTATGTCGGCTCGGCTCGAAAATTATTCAAAAAGTTGGGAGCGATCGTAACTGAAATTGATATTTCAACGGAGGCTTATTCAACGATACAGTCTGTTTTTGAAGAAGCAGATGTGATATATTTTACCGGCGGAAATTCTTTCTTTCTTATGGACCAGCTCCGTAAAACGGGAACTGATGGACTGCTGAAAAAGGAATTGGCAAATGGAAAATTGATGATCGGCGAGTCGGCAGGCGCAATTATATGCGCTCCAAGCATCCAATATATCGAGCAAATGGATGAAAAGCCGGAGGACTACTCACAAGAAGATGATGCAGGGATTGATTTGATTGATTTCTATGTTCTTCCGCATTATCTTACAGCACCATTTAAGAAAGTTACCGAGAAAATAATGACTGAGTTTTCGGATTTGAATCTATGCCCAATTAACAACCGTCAG